Part of the Geminocystis sp. M7585_C2015_104 genome, AAGGGAAGCAAGTGTGGCAATTTTTGTGGTAGATGGACAAATGGGGCTTACCCCCGGTGACATGGAAATCGCCGACTGGTTGCGTCATCAGCCCGTTCCTGTAGTTGTTGCTGTAAACAAATGTGAGTCAGAGAGACAGGGAGCCCTCCAGGCGGCAGAATTCTGGAATTTGGGCCTGGGTGAACCAATACCTATCTCTGCTATCCATGGTAACGGCACTGGGGAACTTTTAGACGCTGTAGTCAAGTATCTCCCCCCCGTAGATGAGTTACCAGAGGTAGAAGAAACCAAGGTGGCTATTATAGGACGTCCCAATGTCGGTAAGTCCAGTCTGTTAAATGCCCTAACCGGTGAGAAAAGGGCCATTGTCAGCCCCATTCCTGGCACCACCAGAGACGCTATTGACACCCTAGTAGAGAGAAACGGCAAGGTGTACCGTATAATCGACACCGCCGGCATCCGTCGCAAGAAAAACGTAGAATATGGCGCAGAGTTTTTTGGCATCAACCGCGCCTTCAAAGCCATCCGTCGCGCTGATGTGGTACTGCTGGTTATCGATGTGTTAGAAGGTGTTACAGACCAGGATCAGAAACTGGCCGGTAGAATCATTGACGAGGGGAAAGCCTGTGTCATCGTAGTCAACAAGTGGGATGCCGTGCCCAATAAGGACTCTTATACCATATATCAGTATGACCAGGCCATTGCCACCCGTCTCTACTTCATGGATTGGGCCCATCGCATTTTCGTCTCCGCCCTCACCGGCAAACGCGTCGAGAAAATTTTGGACTTGGTAGACGCCGCCGCCGAAGGGCATAAACAACGGGCTAGCACCTCTGTAATTAATGATGTTATTCAAGAAGCAGTCCGATGGCGTACACCCCCCACTAATCGACAAGGCAAGCAGGGTAAAATCTACTATGGCACCCAGGTGGCTACCCAACCCCCCACTATTGCCCTATTTGTAAACGACCCTGACCGTTTTGATGAGAATTACCGTCGCTATCTTGAGGGCCAATTCCGTGAAAATCTTGGTTTCCATGGCACT contains:
- the der gene encoding ribosome biogenesis GTPase Der; translated protein: MLPVVAVIGRPNVGKSALVNRLCGERESIVFDEPGITRDRTYRRAFWQDREFQVVDTGGLVFDDDTEFLPLIREQAFLALREASVAIFVVDGQMGLTPGDMEIADWLRHQPVPVVVAVNKCESERQGALQAAEFWNLGLGEPIPISAIHGNGTGELLDAVVKYLPPVDELPEVEETKVAIIGRPNVGKSSLLNALTGEKRAIVSPIPGTTRDAIDTLVERNGKVYRIIDTAGIRRKKNVEYGAEFFGINRAFKAIRRADVVLLVIDVLEGVTDQDQKLAGRIIDEGKACVIVVNKWDAVPNKDSYTIYQYDQAIATRLYFMDWAHRIFVSALTGKRVEKILDLVDAAAEGHKQRASTSVINDVIQEAVRWRTPPTNRQGKQGKIYYGTQVATQPPTIALFVNDPDRFDENYRRYLEGQFRENLGFHGTPIRLIWRGKSQREGEKMSKNRATKV